In Astatotilapia calliptera chromosome 16, fAstCal1.2, whole genome shotgun sequence, one genomic interval encodes:
- the tbl1x gene encoding F-box-like/WD repeat-containing protein TBL1X, giving the protein MSITSDEVNFLVYRYLQESGFSHSAFTFGIESHISQSNINGTLVPPAALISILQKGLQYVEAEISINEDGTVFDGRPIESLSLIDAVMPDVVQTRQQAFRDRLAQQQTTCTITASTSGIQSNAPKNGEATVNGEENGTHNMNNHSEPMEMDVDVEIPASKATVLRGHESEVFICAWNPVSDLLASGSGDSTARIWNLNENNNSISTQLVLRHCIREGGQDVPSNKDVTSLDWNSDGTLLATGSYDGFARIWTKDGNLASTLGQHKGPIFALKWNKKGNCILSAGVDKTTIIWDAHTGEAKQQFPFHSAPALDVDWQNNTTFASCSTDMCIHVCRLGSDRPLKTFQGHTNEVNAIKWDPSGMLLASCSDDMTLKIWSMKQESCVHDLQAHSKEIYTIKWSPTGPSTNNPNANIMLASASFDSTVRLWDVERGVCIHTLTRHQEPVYSVAFSPDGKHLASGSFDKCVHIWNTTTGALVHSYRGTGGIFEVCWNSTGDKVGASASDGSVCVLDLRK; this is encoded by the exons ATGAGTATTACCAGCGACGAAGTGAACTTCTTGGTCTACAGATATCTCCAAGAGTCAG gtttctCCCACTCAGCATTCACCTTTGGCATTGAGAGCCACATCAGCCAATCCAACATCAATGGAACACTAGTGCCCCCTGCTGCTCTCATCTCTATCCTGCAGAAAGGACTCCAGTATGTGGAGGCAGAAATCAGCATTAATGAG GACGGCACGGTCTTTGACGGTCGACCGATTGAGTCACTGTCGCTCATTGACGCGGTGATGCCAGATGTGGTGCAGACGCGGCAGCAGGCCTTCCGCGACAGACTAGCCCAGCAGCAAACCACCTGTACCATAACAGCTTCAACCTCTGGAATCCAGTCCAATGCGCCAAAAAATGGAGAAGCCACTGTCAATGGCGAGGAGAATGGTACTCACAACATGA ATAACCACAGTGAGCCTATGGAGATGGATGTGGATGTTGAGATACCAGCCAGTAAAGCTACAGTACTCAGAGGCCACGAGTCTGAAGTTTTCATCTGCGCCTGGAACCCTGTCAGCGATCTGTTGGCCTCAGG TTCGGGGGACTCCACTGCCAGGATCTGGAACCTGAACGAGAATAATAACTCGATCTCCACCCAGCTGGTGCTGCGCCACTGTATCCGAGAAGGTGGCCAGGATGTCCCCAGCAACAAAGATGTCACCTCCCTAGACTGGAAT AGCGATGGGACTCTCCTGGCAACAGGCTCGTATGATGGATTTGCCAGGATATGGACAAAGGATG GAAATCTGGCAAGCACATTGGGTCAACATAAAGGGCCCATATTTGCACTCAAGTGGAACAAGAAGGGGAACTGTATTCTCAGCGCTGGTGTAGATAAG ACGACAATCATTTGGGACGCACACACAGGAGAAGCCAAACAGCAGTTCCCTTTCCACTCAG CCCCAGCACTGGATGTTGACTGGCAGAACAACACCACGTTTGCCTCTTGCAGCACAGACATGTGCATCCACGTATGTCGACTTGGCAGCGACCGCCCCCTCAAGACTTTCCAGGGCCACACG AATGAAGTTAATGCCATTAAGTGGGACCCATCAGGTATGCTGCTTGCCTCCTGCTCGGATGACATGACCTTAAAG ATTTGGAGTATGAAGCAGGAGTCATGTGTCCATGACCTCCAGGCTCACAGTAAAGAAATCTACACTATCAAGTGGAGCCCCACAGGCCCCAGCACAAATAACCCCAACGCCAACATCATGCTTGCCAG CGCTTCTTTTGACTCTACAGTGCGACTGTGGGATGTTGAACGAGGAGTTTGTATTCATACACTGACCAGGCACCAGGAACCGGTCTACAGCGTGGCCTTCAGCCCTGATGGCAAACACCTAGCCAGCGGCTCCTTTGATAAATGTGTCCACATTTGGAATACTACG ACTGGAGCCTTGGTGCACAGCTACAGGGGTACTGGCGGCATCTTCGAGGTGTGCTGGAACAGCACCGGAGACAAAGTTGGTGCCAGTGCCTCAGACGGCTCG GTTTGTGTTCTCGATCTCCGAAAATAG
- the gpr143 gene encoding G-protein coupled receptor 143, which produces MASPRMETFCCPNRDAATEFVVTFQPVLFGALSLGSAALSLLFAILQILPKRKGYRRLGQYPLPRPASSSRILFIISICDILGCTGVIVRSSVWLGLPNIVDHISVVNNTDVWPEVFCVGSAMWIQLFFSASFWWTFCYAVDVFLVVKTSAGISTIILYHMITWGLAVLLCVEGVAMLYYPSISDCEQGLQHAIPHYVTTYAPMLLVLIANPVFFNRTVSTVTSLLKGRQGIYTENERRLANEIKIRFFKIMLVFFICWVPNIINESLLFYLEMQIDISDNSLRNIRNTALITWFIMGILNPMQAFLNTLAFHGWTGFDIDFSLQQRRELVWDSVSTSAANMTSHNPVVGTTLLYQSHVQESQKNMMGNGQHHSDAISVLSEGSESSTVEIHISSELQDYEDVDADGESLENSVRH; this is translated from the exons ATGGCATCTCCGCGGATGGAGACTTTCTGCTGCCCGAACCGAGACGCGGCGACAGAGTTTGTGGTCACTTTTCAGCCCGTCTTATTCGGCGCTTTAAGTCTGGGAAGCGCGGCTTTAAGCCTCTTATTCGCTATTTTACAAATTCTACCAAAACGCAAAGGATACAGAAGACTCGGGCAGTATCCTCTGCCAAGGCCTGCGTCCTCCTCGCGGATATTGTTCATCATCAGTATATGTGACATATTGGGATGCACAG GTGTCATTGTAAGATCATCTGTGTGGCTAGGTCTGCCAAACATCGTCGACCACATCTCAGTAGTCAACAACACTGATGTCTGGCCAGAAGTCTTCTGCGTAGGCAGCgca ATGTGGATCCAGTTGTTTTTTAGCGCTTCTTTCTGGTGGACCTTTTGTTATGCGGTTGACGTCTTCCTGGTGGTGAAAACATCTGCGGGAATCAG CACCATTATACTCTACCACATGATTACATGGGGCCTGgctgtgctgctgtgtgttgAAGGAGTGGCCATGCTGTACTATCCATCTATTTCTGA cTGTGAGCAGGGCCTCCAACATGCTATTCCTCACTATGTCACCACATACGCACCGATGCTGCTCGTTCTCATAGCCAACCCTGTGTTTTTTAATCGGACCGTATCTACTG TGACATCTTTGCTGAAAGGACGACAAGGAATCTATACGGAAAATGAGAGGCGGCTGGCGAATGAGATAAAAATACGCTTCTTTAAAATTATGCTGGTGTTCTTTATTTG CTGGGTTCCCAACATCATTAATGAGAGCCTCCTCTTCTACCTGGAGATGCAGATAGACATCAGTGACAATAGTTTGAGGAATATCAGGAACACAGCGCTCATCACATGGTTTATCATG GGTATACTGAACCCCATGCAGGCTTTCCTTAACACCCTGGCCTTTCATGGCTGGACAGGCTTTGACATTGACTTCAGCCTGCAGCAGAGGAGGGAGCTGGTCTGGGACTCTGTCTCTACTTCAGCAGCTAACATGACTTCCCATAACCCTGTGGTGGGAACTACTCTGCTTTACCAGAGTCACGTCCAGGAATCACAGAAGAACATGATGGGAAACGGGCAACACCACTCTGATGCCATCAGCGTCCTCTCAGAAG GTTCAGAGTCTAGTACAGTTGAAATCCACATTTCCAGCGAGCTACAAGACTATGAGGATGTAGACGCAGACGGAGAATCCTTGGAGAACTCTGTGAGGCACTAA
- the LOC113008485 gene encoding ankyrin repeat and SOCS box protein 9-like isoform X2: MSAGQKNTPRDPTCQSGTVCFSNPLMSDVESDWSPIHEAAFNGRLLTLQKLIDQGACVNLNTLDMASPLHGACTQGHTACAKLLMENGANVNSSTVDGKTALTEACAQGHVTCVSLLLQHGAASLGTSQSSSPIHIAATKGHPECIEPLVQYGADVDQHVDELGTPLQIACSNQHLSTVRKLLQLGANVNSSVSGDSPLHMAARQSSPELTSVLLEHGADLFLRNSEGRQPLDLAPPNSLTERLLKQAGGMSPLMQLCRLHIRKAVGNKRLGAICDLQLPTELIEYLLYQSDPRGDLNALKFLNPATSDFES; this comes from the exons ATGTCTGctggacagaaaaacactcCGCGAGACCCTACATGTCAAAGTGGAACTGTTTGTTTCTCAAACCCTTTGATGAGTG ATGTTGAATCAGACTGGTCTCCAATTCACGAAGCAGCCTTTAACGGACGTCTCCTCACCCTGCAAAAGCTCATTGATCAG GGTGCATGTGTAAATCTGAACACTCTGGATATGGCCTCACCCCTTCATGGGGCGTGTACACAAGGTCACACGGCTTGTGCCAAGCTTCTGATGGAAAACGGTGCAAAT GTAAACAGCTCAACTGTGGATGGAAAAACTGCCCTGACAGAAGCATGTGCTCAGGGGCACGTGACCTGTGTATCGCTGCTTCTTCAACATGGAGCTGCTTCCCTGGGGACCAGCCAGTCCAGTTCTCCAATTCATATAGCTGCAACAAAAG GTCATCCTGAGTGCATTGAACCTCTTGTTCAGTACGGAGCAGATGTGGATCAGCATGTTGACGAGTTAGGAACCCCTCTCCAGATTGCCTGCTCCAATCAGCATCTGAGCACCGTGAGGAAACTATTGCAGCTGG gtGCAAATGTGAACAGCAGCGTGTCTGGGGACTCGCCTCTGCACATGGCCGCCCGTCAGTCCAGCCCTGAGTTGACATCCGTCCTGCTTGAACATGGGGCGGATCTCTTCCTTAGGAACTCAGAGGGCAGGCAGCCACTGGACCTCGCTCCGCCCAACAGCCTTACAGAGAGACTTCTGAAACAAGCAGGAG GAATGTCTCCTCTAATGCAGCTGTGCCGACTACACATCAGGAAAGCTGTGGGCAACAAGAGGCTGGGTGCGATTTGTGACCTTCAGTTACCCACAGAACTGATAGAGTATCTGCTCTACCAATCAGACCCAAGGGGAGATCTTAATGCGCTGAAATTCCTCAACCCTGCAACCTCAGATTTTGAGTCTTAA
- the LOC113008485 gene encoding putative ankyrin repeat protein RF_0381 isoform X1 — MCCVLFTGCMCKSEHSGYGLTPSWGVYTRSHGLCQASDGKRCKCKQLNCGWKNCPDRSMCSGARDLCIAASSTWSCFPGDQPVQFSNSYSCNKRFEVRLRYVKNLSWQKSQNLLNGRQKQIFTAEPFKNISYHCGDFCFLSLGHPECIEPLVQYGADVDQHVDELGTPLQIACSNQHLSTVRKLLQLGANVNSSVSGDSPLHMAARQSSPELTSVLLEHGADLFLRNSEGRQPLDLAPPNSLTERLLKQAGGMSPLMQLCRLHIRKAVGNKRLGAICDLQLPTELIEYLLYQSDPRGDLNALKFLNPATSDFES, encoded by the exons atgtgctgtgttttgttCACAGGGTGCATGTGTAAATCTGAACACTCTGGATATGGCCTCACCCCTTCATGGGGCGTGTACACAAGGTCACACGGCTTGTGCCAAGCTTCTGATGGAAAACGGTGCAAAT GTAAACAGCTCAACTGTGGATGGAAAAACTGCCCTGACAGAAGCATGTGCTCAGGGGCACGTGACCTGTGTATCGCTGCTTCTTCAACATGGAGCTGCTTCCCTGGGGACCAGCCAGTCCAGTTCTCCAATTCATATAGCTGCAACAAAAGGTTCGAGGTCAGACTCAGATATGTGAAAAATCTATCCTGGCAGAAGTCCCAAAATCTCTTGAATGGCAGGCAAAAGCAGATTTTTACAGCAGAACCTTTCAAGAACATTTCTTATCATTGTGGTGATTTCTGTTTCCTCTCCCTAGGTCATCCTGAGTGCATTGAACCTCTTGTTCAGTACGGAGCAGATGTGGATCAGCATGTTGACGAGTTAGGAACCCCTCTCCAGATTGCCTGCTCCAATCAGCATCTGAGCACCGTGAGGAAACTATTGCAGCTGG gtGCAAATGTGAACAGCAGCGTGTCTGGGGACTCGCCTCTGCACATGGCCGCCCGTCAGTCCAGCCCTGAGTTGACATCCGTCCTGCTTGAACATGGGGCGGATCTCTTCCTTAGGAACTCAGAGGGCAGGCAGCCACTGGACCTCGCTCCGCCCAACAGCCTTACAGAGAGACTTCTGAAACAAGCAGGAG GAATGTCTCCTCTAATGCAGCTGTGCCGACTACACATCAGGAAAGCTGTGGGCAACAAGAGGCTGGGTGCGATTTGTGACCTTCAGTTACCCACAGAACTGATAGAGTATCTGCTCTACCAATCAGACCCAAGGGGAGATCTTAATGCGCTGAAATTCCTCAACCCTGCAACCTCAGATTTTGAGTCTTAA